In Lotus japonicus ecotype B-129 chromosome 5, LjGifu_v1.2, one genomic interval encodes:
- the LOC130721055 gene encoding uncharacterized protein At5g64816 encodes MGDIWWSLLGAAIPVVVAGQAFRVKKRRAEEQRLTSARGRERSSDEIFVCERVCTSKRMLKKVGSFSKDPIPDTCVTVCGVSDLDACADACARTVCVNHHQVPNWNDICLRRCQSECLKLSSQSS; translated from the coding sequence ATGGGGGATATCTGGTGGTCTCTTTTGGGGGCTGCAATCCCTGTGGTTGTTGCGGGACAGGCTTTCAGAGTGAAGAAAAGGCGCGCTGAAGAGCAGAGGCTGACAAGCGCGAGGGGGAGAGAAAGGAGTTCTGATGAAATATTTGTCTGTGAAAGGGTCTGCACATCAAAGAGGATGTTGAAAAAGGTGGGTTCATTCTCAAAAGATCCCATTCCCGATACTTGTGTTACTGTCTGTGGTGTATCTGATCTGGATGCGTGTGCTGATGCTTGTGCCCGAACTGTTTGTGTTAACCACCATCAAGTACCTAATTGGAATGACATATGCCTTAGGAGGTGCCAGAGTGAGTGCTTGAAGCTCTCATCTCAATCTTCTTAG
- the LOC130721052 gene encoding acid phosphatase 1-like, which produces MCPQTHVTWSQSGSTASIKGCLWSPFISHYSPHFMIILVKKEMGRALCFSFVFLCFLIPFTIADWNILNQKKRNGLKISLKNYCESWRMNVELHNIRDFEVVPEECTEYIGKYARSTQYSVDSERTTDECLVYLSTSCNLKKDGKDAWIFDIDDTLLSTIPFYKNNLYGGKKLNVTALEEWMSKGKAHALDYSLRLFNDLKSRGIQIILVSARREYLRSATIDNLVNVGYHGWTSLVLRDAADELVSVEKYKSGVRKQLTSNGYRIWGILGDQYSSIKGASSCTRTFKLPNPMYYVA; this is translated from the exons ATGTGCCCTCAAACCCATGTGACATGGTCTCAGTCTGGATCCACTGCAAGTATAAAAGGGTGCCTATGGAGTCCATTTATTTCCCACTATTCTCCACATTTCATGATCATTCTTGTCAAGAAAGAAATGGGGAGAGCACTTTGTTTCAGTTTTGTTTTCTTATGCTTTTTGATTCCTTTCACAATTGCCGACTGGAACATACTGAATCAGAAGAAGCGTAATGGATTGAAGATCAGCTTGAAGAACTACTGTGAAAGTTGGAGGATGAATGTTGAGCTTCACAATATTAGAGACTTTGAAGTTGTGCCTGAAGAATGCACTGAATACATTGGAAAATATGCCAGGTCCACTCAATACTCAGTGGACTCAGAAAGGACAACTGATGAATGCTTGGTTTATCTTAGCACCAGCTGCAATCTGAAGAAAGATGGCAAAGATGCTTGGATTTTTGACATTGATGATACTCTGCTTTCTACCATTCCTTTCTACAAGAATAATCTATATGG GGGAAAGAAATTAAATGTGACAGCCTTGGAGGAATGGATGAGCAAGGGTAAGGCCCATGCTCTTGACTACTCATTAAGGCTCTTCAATGACCTGAAATCCAGAGGTATTCAGATCATTTTGGTTTCTGCAAGGAGGGAATATCTTAGATCAGCCACAATTGACAACCTTGTCAATGTTGGTTATCATGGGTGGACTAGTCTGGTATTGAG AGATGCTGCGGATGAATTGGTGTCAGTGGAAAAATACAAGTCTGGTGTGAGAAAACAATTAACCAGCAACGGTTATCGCATTTGGGGAATTTTAGGTGACCAATACAGCAGCATTAAGGGGGCATCGAGTTGTACAAGAACGTTCAAACTTCCAAATCCTATGTACTATGTTGCCTAA
- the LOC130719556 gene encoding uncharacterized protein LOC130719556, translating to MKEVLVRHKPEVCFILETHVQFCRLQNFWTKLGYSPVGVEEAHGQSGGIWALARNEVVSQISILSSHAQAITLLINSSQLQWACSGIYASPIPINRQFLWDHLRGISTSMSIPWALVGDFNDTLTSTEQRGGVFSQMRATTFRDNIDTCHLMDIGASGLHFTWFRNCQGHLPVHKRLDRALASLNWRVVFPKGGLEKGGHSVLDALNEVRVDSMDFNKKIFGNIFRRKRHVENCLASTQKRLETVDSVTLLLQLDRLKKEHSEILAQEEMLWYQKSREKWVKYGDRNTAFFHAQTVIRRKRNRIVGLNLPDGSWCEDGEALQAGAIDYFRSLFAETVVVDTNCLPTPNLPTIPEHFIPALEREVTKEEVFLALQHMGSFKAPGPDGFHAYFFKTYWDVVGDKVFSCIKAAFETQQFDPVLCETLIVLISKVDCPQTYKDFRPISLCNVIYKLITKILVNRIRPLLNDIISPMQSSFIPGRSTSDNAIALQEIVYHQRKAKRKGGNLVFKLDLEKAYDRVDWGFLKETLMAFGFPPSCIRLIMFCVTASQLSIMWNGERLPPFAAKRGLRQGDPLSPYLFVLCMERFSSAISTAVLDGRWEPICTVRNGPGLSHLFFADDVLLFIKDKDSQVRVLKDLLDRFCGASGLKVNEAKSKILAYNGITNLKKASISNVVGIHFTLDIGKYLGFPIFQRRVTKHDFNFLFDRINSRLADWKCKLLNRAGRLTLAQSVLSAMPAYCMSQVWLPQGVCDKLDSVTKNFVWKNRDGRGLHLVGWDRVAIPKNEGGLGLRKARDHNVAMLGKHVWEIISETDKPWVHLLKHNYYPEVSFLQANEKKGSPVWNALQQACAVLKPGFEFKIGNGSPTSWCWIWKLKAPLKCVMMIWLANHNALPTNECRFRRGMAPTAACAFCNSEDETVLHCLRDCTLANHIWQRMGFDTTSALFQLQDHHHWLRALLHGANRVEICTIWWIWRARNAFCFETTRPNLHCIAANISAMANDLGWCYGEVSGSPTVPRLVRWLPRDATSFMINVDGSVRDDPRRGGFGGCFRSSLGQWQGGFYGYLDDTNILHLELLAIYHGLRLAWDRGARRVECQSDSLDAVTLVASDPGSTHVYASLVWDIKDLLGRDWRVELYHTLREGNACADFLAKFGASQNTNLVTIDQPLEGMSFLLLADAMGVASVRP from the exons ATGAAGGAGGTGCTTGTGAGACACAAACCTgaggtttgttttattttagAGACACATGTCCAGTTTTGCCGTCTTCAGAATTTTTGGACCAAATTGGGGTATAGTCCGGTTGGGGTTGAAGAGGCTCATGGCCAATCGGGAGGCATTTGGGCTCTTGCTAGAAATGAGGTGGTGAGTCAAATTAGCATCCTCTCCTCGCATGCTCAAGCCATCACTCTTCTTATAAATTCTAGTCAACTTCAATGGGCTTGCTCAGGTATTTATGCTAGTCCAATCCCTATTAATAGACAGTTTTTGTGGGATCATCTTCGTGGTATCTCGACGTCCATGTCAATCCCTTGGGCCTTGGTGGGGGATTTTAATGATACTCTGACCTCCACTGAGCAACGCGGGGGTGTCTTCTCCCAGATGCGAGCAACAACTTTTCGTGATAATATTGATACCTGTCACTTGATGGATATAGGTGCTTCTGGGTTACATTTTACTTGGTTCAGGAACTGTCAGGGGCATCTGCCGGTGCACAAGCGGCTTGATCGTGCCTTGGCGTCTCTGAATTGGCGTGTGGTGTTCCCGAAGGGTGGGTTAGAG AAAGGGGGACATAGTGTCTTAGATGCCCTGAATGAAGTAAGGGTGGATTCCATGGATTTCAATAAGAAGATCTTTGGAAATATTTTTCGCAGGAAAAGACATGTGGAGAATTGTTTGGCTTCTACTCAGAAGAGACTAGAGACGGTAGATTCAGTAACTCTCTTGCTACAGCTTGATCGTTTGAAAAAAGAGCACAGCGAGATCTTAGCCCAAGAGGAGATGTTGTGGTACCAAAAGTCTAGAGAGAAGTGGGTTAAATATGGCGACCGTAATACTGCTTTTTTTCATGCCCAAACAGTTATTCGGAGAAAGAGAAACAGGATTGTGGGTCTTAATTTACCGGATGGCTCTTGGTGTGAGGATGGGGAGGCTCTCCAAGCAGGTGCTATTGATTATTTCCGAAGCTTATTTGCTGAGACCGTAGTGGTTGATACTAATTGCTTACCTACGCCAAATTTGCCCACTATCCCCGAGCACTTCATTCCTGCTCTTGAGAGAGAGGTCACTAAAGAAGAGGTGTTCCTAGCCCTTCAGCATATGGGTTCCTTCAAAGCTCCAGGGCCTGATGGGTTTCATGCTTATTTCTTCAAAACCTACTGGGATGTAGTGGGTGATAAGGTATTTTCCTGTATTAAAGCTGCTTTTGAGACCCAACAATTTGATCCTGTTTTGTGTGAGACCCTCATTGTTTTGATCTCGAAAGTGGATTGCCCCCAGACGTATAAGGATTTTAGGCCCATCAGTTTGTGTAATGTTATTTACAAACTGATAACAAAAATTTTGGTGAATAGGATTCGGCCTTTGTTGAATGATATCATTAGCCCAATGCAGAGCAGCTTTATCCCAGGGCGGAGCACTAGTGATAATGCCATTGCTTTGCAAGAGATTGTGTACCATCAGAGGAAAGCCAAGCGGAAAGGCGGAAATTTAGTCTTTAAATTAGACCTTGAGAAGGCTTATGACAGGGTTGATTGGGGTTTCTTGAAGGAGACTTTAATGGCTTTTGGTTTTCCACCCTCTTGTATTCGCTTGATTATGTTCTGTGTGACTGCTTCTCAGCTTTCCATCATGTGGAATGGAGAGAGATTACCACCTTTTGCTGCGAAAAGAGGGTTAAGGCAAGGTGATCCTCTTTCTCCATATTTGTTTGTGTTGTGTATGGAGAGGTTCAGTTCAGCTATTTCGACAGCTGTCCTGGACGGGAGGTGGGAGCCTATTTGCACGGTTCGTAATGGCCCTGGTTTGTCCCATCTTTTCTTTGCTGATGATGTGCTTCTTTTTATCAAAGATAAGGATAGCCAGGTgagagttttaaaggatttGTTAGACAGGTTCTGTGGAGCTTCTGGGTTGAAGGTTAATGAAGCAAAGTCAAAAATTCTAGCTTATAATGGTATTACTAATTTGAAGAAGGCTAGCATTTCTAATGTTGTGGGTATCCACTTCACTTTAGATATTGGCAAGTACTTGGGATTCCCCATTTTCCAAAGAAGAGTGACAAAgcatgattttaattttcttttcgaCCGTATTAACTCTCGCTTGGCGGATTGGAAATGTAAGCTTTTAAACCGGGCTGGTCGTCTCACTTTGGCACAATCTGTTCTGTCTGCCATGCCAGCTTATTGCATGAGCCAGGTTTGGCTCCCACAAGGAGTATGTGACAAGTTGGACTCAGTTACAAAAAATTTTGTTTGGAAAAACAGGGATGGTAGAGGATTACACTTGGTTGGTTGGGATCGAGTGGCTATTCCGAAGAACGAAGGGGGGCTTGGTTTGAGAAAGGCTAGAGATCATAATGTGGCGATGTTGGGAAAGCATGTGTGGGAGATTATATCTGAGACTGATAAACCTTGGGTCCATCTTCTTAAACATAATTATTATCCTGAGGTCTCTTTTCTGCAAGCAAATGAGAAGAAAGGGTCTCCAGTTTGGAATGCGCTTCAGCAGGCTTGTGCTGTGCTCAAACCTGGGTTTGAATTTAAAATAGGGAACG GGTCCCCCACTAGTTGGTGCTGGATTTGGAAGCTTAAGGCTCCTCTGAAGTGTGTCATGATGATTTGGCTAGCTAATCACAACGCTCTCCCCACAAACGAGTGTCGTTTCAGAAGAGGAATGGCTCCGACGGCAGCGTGTGCCTTCTGCAATAGTGAGGATGAAACAGTCCTGCATTGCCTGCGAGACTGCACCCTAGCGAACCATATATGGCAGCGTATGGGGTTTGATACCACTAGTGCTTTGTTTCAGCTCCAAGATCACCATCATTGGTTGCGTGCGCTGCTGCATGGGGCAAATCGAGTGGAGATTTGCACAATTTGGTGGATTTGGCGTGCGAGGAATGCGTTTTGCTTCGAGACTACCCGGCCAAACCTACACTGCATTGCTGCAAATATTTCTGCCATGGCTAATGATTTGGGGTGGTGTTATGGCGAGGTCAGTGGGTCTCCGACGGTTCCAAGGCTTGTCCGTTGGCTTCCGCGTGATGCAACTAGCTTCATGATTAATGTTGATGGAAGTGTGAGAGATGATCCAAGACGTGGTGGGTTTGGGGGTTGTTTCCGCAGCAGCTTGGGACAGTGGCAGGGTGGCTTCTATGGCTACTTGGATGATACTAACATCCTACACCTTGAGCTTCTGGCTATCTACCATGGGTTGCGTTTGGCTTGGGATAGGGGGGCTCGAAGGGTGGAGTGCCAGTCTGATTCGTTGGATGCTGTTACTCTTGTTGCATCAGATCCGGGTTCAACTCATGTGTATGCGTCTCTTGTGTGGGATATCAAGGATTTATTGGGGCGAGATTGGCGAGTGGAGCTCTACCACACCCTAAGGGAGGGTAATGCGTGCGCGGATTTCTTGGCTAAATTTGGAGCAAGTCAGAATACCAACTTGGTGACTATTGATCAACCTCTTGAGGGGATGAGTTTTCTGTTGTTGGCTGATGCCATGGGAGTTGCCTCAGTGAGGCcttag
- the LOC130719557 gene encoding uncharacterized protein LOC130719557: protein MEVFSKGAGNSPLQQGGDTNVWARATFRDKLLGGKVAPPARKVVNLIEQGKMRIEHVNGNPLLPQVVTDAEVIRALCHPWQDALVVSLLGKRLGYRTMKARLTAVWRLTTDFDLLDVDNGFYLVKFDIAADRTKVMEGGPWMIYDHYLAVSTWSKEFLSPLAKVTKTLVWIRIPGLNVVFYDESFLLGVASAVGKAIRVDSNTLRAERGKFARICVELDLSRPVIGKVCIEGFWYRIEYEGLHVICTKCGCYGHRGRECTGEIPGGALALPAAPPQKEKNTEENPSASMVGGQGQERETTDMVTNTIMGAENQGIIPGELMVPNAIIMEKPNSTQEEEGEILGEWMVVQKKKRSPKNVQTPKTHAINSKSNQKLAADAKSKAPTNQENKGKGTLMGVGKGNEAHVIEQEECVGERHGGITIGGTTIT, encoded by the coding sequence ATGGAGGTTTTCTCTAAAGGTGCGGGTAACAGCCCTCTCCAACAGGGCGGTGACACGAATGTCTGGGCAAGAGCAACGTTTCGAGACAAGCTGCTGGGGGGGAAAGTTGCTCCTCCGGCCAGGAAAGTAGTGAACTTGATTGAACAGGGGAAGATGAGGATTGAGCATGTCAATGGCAACCCTTTGCTGCCTCAGGTGGTCACTGATGCAGAGGTGATAAGGGCGTTGTGCCACCCCTGGCAGGATGCTCTGGTAGTTTCCTTGCTAGGGAAGAGGTTGGGCTATCGAACTATGAAGGCACGGCTAACGGCCGTGTGGCGGCTCACAACAGACTTCGACCTACTAGATGTTGATAATGGGTTTTATTTGGTGAAGTTTGATATTGCTGCGGATAGAACAAAGGTGATGGAGGGAGGACCATGGATGATTTATGATCACTACCTGGCTGTTTCCACATGGAGCAAGGAGTTTCTTTCCCCTCTAGCCAAGGTCACCAAAACCCTGGTTTGGATTCGTATACCTGGGCTGAACGTGGTCTTCTATGATGAGAGTTTTTTGCTTGGGGTGGCTTCTGCAGTGGGGAAGGCAATCAGGGTAGATAGCAATACCCTTAGAGCGGAGCGGGGAAAATTCGCACGGATTTGTGTGGAGCTTGATCTGTCCAGGCCAGTCATTGGGAAGGTGTGTATTGAAGGTTTTTGGTACAGGATAGAATACGAGGGACTACATGTCATATGCACCAAGTGTGGGTGCTATGGTCACAGGGGCAGGGAGTGCACAGGGGAGATACCTGGTGGCGCACTAGCGTTACCGGCGGCGCCGCCACAGAAGGAGAAAAACACAGAAGAAAACCCTAGTGCTTCGATGGTTGGCGGCCAGGGGCAAGAGAGAGAAACAACGGACATGGTAACAAACACAATCATGGGCGCGGAGAATCAGGGGATTATTCCAGGAGAATTAATGGTGCCTAATGCAATAATTATGGAAAAACCAAATTCCACGCAGGAGGAGGAGGGAGAGATCCTAGGTGAGTGGATGGTGGTTCAAAAAAAGAAACGGTCTCCTAAGAATGTGCAAACTCCCAAGACTCATGCAATTAATTCCAAAAGCAACCAGAAATTGGCGGCTGATGCGAAATCAAAGGCTCCTACTAATCAGgaaaacaagggaaaaggaacgTTGATGGGGGTGGGAAAAGGGAATGAGGCACATGTCATTGAGCAGGAGGAATGTGTAGGAGAGAGACATGGAGGTATTACTATAGGGGGGACCACAATCACGTGA
- the LOC130717061 gene encoding uncharacterized protein LOC130717061, with product MESTGLWIQKEGHMKKDSLNDKELSDEDSSKSQFKKLIKRSNSHRAIAVNAVQSKVSKFLFKDLFDRRVHGLDNRIPKHVVSVDEKYLRRCLELLHNSALKAAQCNIPVSLRTTNMMSLNLANFFYGNTCGSFVIECPVSTDIGRVVISADGGEQWPLGAVMGSKSMMNILNSALLQRFGSSDRKETLNKMNFSDAEGLICYDFMDSPSDLSISSSYKPERETRLVPSLKHGSISVHERLASTASTSSACADWLSSASSTLSQGMIQCTWKQGIPYFVFSADNQKEVYVAKLRKVDSAEDKALDYVYQFHLNKGGQKVRDIPDGDLQLAGKMNVSTSFTLCRNNCRIMETEFTLFHNIEILSTSEHSHRKNKGLTKKVSNVFRTSPSSKRRTLSKFGGSSAIDESCLWEPHAFGGTNLLESNVPPNFEMAAIVVKDHLPCNKPQKVGGWGLKFLNKSGAKQIESPSENCNQNDGDCSSSMNILIPAGLHGGPRTRNGGPSSLIDRWRSDGHCDCGGWDEGCPLTVLQKRSSKPQVLSQVNTQGECKSVDLISQGSSDFSPTLRMVNVHDGLYYIHFHPPLSALQSFSIAVALIHMQSPSLRPKSAQE from the exons ATGGAAAGTACAGGCTTGTGGATTCAAAAAGAGGGCCACATGAAAAAAGATTCATTGAATGACAAGGAGTTATCAGATGAAGACTCTTCAAAATCACAGTTCAAGAAGTTGATTAAACGGTCAAACTCTCATCGTGCAATAGCTGTAAATGCTGTCCAATCAAAAGTTAGTAAATTTCTCTTCAAGGATTTATTTGATCGGCGTGTCCATGGACTAGACAATAGGATTCCAAAGCATGTGGTGAGTGTTGACGAGAAATATCTTCGCCGCTGCCTAGAATTGTTACACAACAGCGCGTTAAAAGCAGCTCAATGCAACATACCTGTGAGCTTAAGAACCACAAACATGATGAgcttgaatttggctaattttttttatggaaatacATGTGGTTCTTTTGTCATTGAATGTCCTGTATCCACTGATATTGGGAGAGTAGTAATCAGTGCTGATGGCGGAGAACAGTGGCCTTTAGGTGCAGTAATGGGGAGCAAGAGTATGATGAATATATTGAATAGTGCTCTACTTCAGCGGTTTGGTTCTTCAGATAGAAAAGAAACTTTGAACAAGATGAACTTTTCTGATGCAGAAGGATTGATATGTTATGATTTTATGGACTCTCCCAGTGATTTAAGTATCTCTTCATCGTATAAACCAGAAAGGGAAACACGGTTGGTGCCAAGCCTTAAGCATGGCTCCATTTCTGTTCATGAAAGACTTGCTTCCACTGCTAGCACTTCCTCTGCTTGTGCAGATTGGTTGTCTTCAGCTTCTTCTACGTTGTCTCAGGGAATGATCCAATGTACATGGAAGCAAGGGATTccttattttgttttttctgcAGATAATCAGAAGGAGGTTTATGTAGCGAAATTGAGGAAGGTAGACTCGGCAGAGGATAAGGCTTTGGACTACGTATACCAGTTTCACTTGAACAAGGGAGGTCAAAAGGTTCGTGATATTCCTGACGGTGATTTGCAGCTTGCTGGGAAGATGAATGTATCAACGAGTTTCACTCTCTGCCGAAACAATTGTAGAATAATGGAGACGGAGTTTACATTATTTCATAACATTGAAATATTGTCCACATCAGAGCATTCTCACAGGAAGAACAAGGGCCTGACGAAAAAAGTGTCTAACGTCTTCAGAACTAGTCCATCTTCAAAACGCAGAACGCTCTCAAAATTTGGCGGATCTAGTGCCATAGATGAGAGTTGTCTGTGGGAGCCGCATGCTTTTGGAGGGACCAATTTGTTAGAGTCTAATGTTCCTCCCAATTTTGAGATGGCTGCCATTGTTGTGAAAGACCATCTTCCTTGTAATAAGCCACAAAAAGTAGGAGGCTGGGGTTTGAAATTTCTCAACAAATCTGGAGCAAAGCAAATTGAGTCGCCTTCTGAAAATTGTAATCAAAATGATGGTGACTGCTCATCTAGCATGAATATTCTAATTCCGGCCGGTCTTCATGGTGGGCCAAGAACCAGAAATGGCGGCCCATCCAGTTTGATAGATAGGTGGAGATCCGATGGCCACTGTGACTGTGGTGGTTGGGATGAGGGATGTCCTCTGACAGTACTTCAGAAAAGATCTAGCAAGCCACAGGTTCTATCTCAAGTAAATACACAAGGCGAATGCAAGTCTGTTGATTTAATTTCTCAG GGTTCAAGTGATTTCAGCCCCACCTTGAGGATggtcaatgttcatgatggtcTATATTATATTCATTTTCACCCACCTCTTTCTGCACTACAGTCGTTCTCCATTGCTGTGGCGTTAATTCATATGCAAAGTCCTAGTCTTCGGCCCAAGAGTGCACAGGAGTGA
- the LOC130721377 gene encoding uncharacterized protein LOC130721377 isoform X2: MLLTLNLQDEISSPLSARIFELCNSELFPEALQNSEVTSSSNCCYEENSSYATNTSLAIDVETKFNSNNTVTTPTSTTTTATTAAANTTNNNNSSNLSVIFDSQEDIDNDISASIDFTLSPAFNVGPFAPSQQEQHFDFSSVQQNQVQLTASSVVEGFSHSQYPPDPVAPLMGASLPPVFEEDCITSVPSYMPLNPSSPSCAYLGPGMAAYMPPPGALNTALSAESCGLYGGNILLGPEIQTQELEYQGENGRLYCTDSIQRVFNPPDLQALSTESQQLVAGAGSSATLTPEISNLEDSTFKVGKLSVEQRKEKIHRYMKKRNERNFSKKIKYACRKTLADSRPRVRGRFAKNDDFGDANRAAGSNHEEDDEEEVVVKDEDDMVDSSDIFAHISGVNSFKCNYSIQSWI; the protein is encoded by the exons ATGTTGTTGACATTGAATTTACAGGACGAAATTTCAAGCCCTCTTAGTGCTCGAATTTTCGAACTATGTAACTCTGAATTGTTCCCAGAGGCTTTGCAGAATTCTGAGGTTACATCCAGCTCAAATTGCTGCTATGAAGAGAACTCCTCATATGCAACAAACACATCTTTAGCTATAGATGTAGAAACCAAGTTCAATAGCAATAACACAGTCACCACTCCAACTAGCACTactaccaccgccaccaccgccgccgccaacaccaccaacaacaacaacagtagTAACCTCTCTGTGATCTTTGACTCCCAAGAAGATATTGACAATGATATATCTGCCTCCATAGATTTCACACTCTCTCCAGCCTTCAATGTGGGACCATTTGCCCCATCCCAGCAAGAACAACACTTTGATTTCTCTTCTGTGCAGCAAAATCAGGTTCAACTCACAGCAAGTTCTGTTGTGGAGGGCTTCTCTCACTCTCAGTATCCACCTGACCCAGTTGCACCTCTCATGGGAGCATCATTGCCACCTGTTTTTGAAGAGGATTGCATAACTTCTGTGCCTTCTTATATGCCTCTGaacccttcttctccttcttgcgCTTATCTCGGTCCCGGCATGGCGGCGTATATGCCTCCTCCTGGTGCACTTAACACTGCTTTATCGGCTGAGAGTTGTGGATTGTATGGTGGGAACATTCTTCTGGGTCCTGAAATTCAGACACAGGAACTGGAATACCAGGGAGAAAATGGAAGACTTTATTGTACAGATTCAATTCAGAGGGTGTTTAATCCTCCAGACCTTCAG GCACTTAGTACTGAGAGCCAGCAACTAGTAGCTGGGGCTGGGAGTTCTGCCACTCTGACACCAGAAATCTCAAACTTGGAGGATTCCACCTTCAAGGTTGGAAAACTTTCTGTTGAGCAAAGGAAGGAAAAGATTCATAGATACATGAAgaaaagaaatgagagaaacTTCAGCAAGAAAATTAAG TATGCATGCCGCAAAACTCTGGCAGATAGCCGACCTCGGGTTAGAGGAAGGTTTGCAAAGAATGATGACTTTGGAGATGCCAATAGAGCTGCTGGTAGCAatcatgaagaagatgatgaagaagaa GTAGTTgtgaaagatgaagatgatatgGTTGATTCCTCAGATATCTTTGCTCATATCAGTGGGGTGAACTCCTTCAAATGCAACTATTCCATCCAGTCATGGATTTGA
- the LOC130721377 gene encoding uncharacterized protein LOC130721377 isoform X1 → MLQDVFDQQQQLSPKAAAEEQHQLPIDEISSPLSARIFELCNSELFPEALQNSEVTSSSNCCYEENSSYATNTSLAIDVETKFNSNNTVTTPTSTTTTATTAAANTTNNNNSSNLSVIFDSQEDIDNDISASIDFTLSPAFNVGPFAPSQQEQHFDFSSVQQNQVQLTASSVVEGFSHSQYPPDPVAPLMGASLPPVFEEDCITSVPSYMPLNPSSPSCAYLGPGMAAYMPPPGALNTALSAESCGLYGGNILLGPEIQTQELEYQGENGRLYCTDSIQRVFNPPDLQALSTESQQLVAGAGSSATLTPEISNLEDSTFKVGKLSVEQRKEKIHRYMKKRNERNFSKKIKYACRKTLADSRPRVRGRFAKNDDFGDANRAAGSNHEEDDEEEVVVKDEDDMVDSSDIFAHISGVNSFKCNYSIQSWI, encoded by the exons ATGTTGCAGGATGTTTTTGATCAGCAACAACAACTGTCGCCAAAGGCGGCGGCCGAGGAGCAACACCAACTTCCCATT GACGAAATTTCAAGCCCTCTTAGTGCTCGAATTTTCGAACTATGTAACTCTGAATTGTTCCCAGAGGCTTTGCAGAATTCTGAGGTTACATCCAGCTCAAATTGCTGCTATGAAGAGAACTCCTCATATGCAACAAACACATCTTTAGCTATAGATGTAGAAACCAAGTTCAATAGCAATAACACAGTCACCACTCCAACTAGCACTactaccaccgccaccaccgccgccgccaacaccaccaacaacaacaacagtagTAACCTCTCTGTGATCTTTGACTCCCAAGAAGATATTGACAATGATATATCTGCCTCCATAGATTTCACACTCTCTCCAGCCTTCAATGTGGGACCATTTGCCCCATCCCAGCAAGAACAACACTTTGATTTCTCTTCTGTGCAGCAAAATCAGGTTCAACTCACAGCAAGTTCTGTTGTGGAGGGCTTCTCTCACTCTCAGTATCCACCTGACCCAGTTGCACCTCTCATGGGAGCATCATTGCCACCTGTTTTTGAAGAGGATTGCATAACTTCTGTGCCTTCTTATATGCCTCTGaacccttcttctccttcttgcgCTTATCTCGGTCCCGGCATGGCGGCGTATATGCCTCCTCCTGGTGCACTTAACACTGCTTTATCGGCTGAGAGTTGTGGATTGTATGGTGGGAACATTCTTCTGGGTCCTGAAATTCAGACACAGGAACTGGAATACCAGGGAGAAAATGGAAGACTTTATTGTACAGATTCAATTCAGAGGGTGTTTAATCCTCCAGACCTTCAG GCACTTAGTACTGAGAGCCAGCAACTAGTAGCTGGGGCTGGGAGTTCTGCCACTCTGACACCAGAAATCTCAAACTTGGAGGATTCCACCTTCAAGGTTGGAAAACTTTCTGTTGAGCAAAGGAAGGAAAAGATTCATAGATACATGAAgaaaagaaatgagagaaacTTCAGCAAGAAAATTAAG TATGCATGCCGCAAAACTCTGGCAGATAGCCGACCTCGGGTTAGAGGAAGGTTTGCAAAGAATGATGACTTTGGAGATGCCAATAGAGCTGCTGGTAGCAatcatgaagaagatgatgaagaagaa GTAGTTgtgaaagatgaagatgatatgGTTGATTCCTCAGATATCTTTGCTCATATCAGTGGGGTGAACTCCTTCAAATGCAACTATTCCATCCAGTCATGGATTTGA